TGGCCAAGCTGCAGACGTACGAGGATGAGACGCACTACGCCCAGGCCGAGGCGCTGGGCATCACGGAGATGGTGAAGGCCTCCGGCCTCCCCGCCCGTCAGCAGCGCCGGCTGGCGGTGGCCATCGTCCGCGAGGCGGCCCGGAACAACATCGACCCGCTGCTGGTCGTGGCCGTCATCCGCTGCGAGAGCTCCTTCAACAACTACGCGGTCTCCCACGTCGGGGCCATGGGCCTGATGCAGGTGATGCCGGACACGGGCACCTGGCTGGCGGACAAGGCCGGCTTGCGCCTGGGCCGCAGCAGCAACCTCTTCGACTCGGAGACGAACGTGGAGCTGGGGACCGCGTACCTGGCGGACCTGATCCAGCGCTTCGGCACGGTGGAGAAGGCCCTGGTCGCCTACAACGCCGGCCCGGGCCTGGCCCGCCGCATCCTGGCCAAGAAGGAGGCCCGGACGAAGTTCATGGCCGGCTATCCCGCCAAGGTCGTGAAGGAATTCCGCAAGCTCAAGACGGAGCAGGAGAAGGCCATCACGCTGCGTGAAGCCCAGAAGGCCAGCGGCCAGAAGAGCTGAGCGCTTCGCAACACGCCTTCCGACCGTTGCCCGACAGTCGCGAGAAAGTTGCCCCAAGGGGGTAACCAAAGCTGCGAACCATGTGCACTGTGCGCCGGGCGGGAGCACTCCACGGGTCCTCCGTGGAAGGACTGGCGCAACACCAGTCCCCCACAGGCTCCGC
This genomic window from Myxococcus hansupus contains:
- a CDS encoding lytic transglycosylase domain-containing protein, yielding MRGWMVAMAAGFLAGTAALAFPVQVPDGAQGEGPELTELRARLAERDAELKATLAKLQTYEDETHYAQAEALGITEMVKASGLPARQQRRLAVAIVREAARNNIDPLLVVAVIRCESSFNNYAVSHVGAMGLMQVMPDTGTWLADKAGLRLGRSSNLFDSETNVELGTAYLADLIQRFGTVEKALVAYNAGPGLARRILAKKEARTKFMAGYPAKVVKEFRKLKTEQEKAITLREAQKASGQKS